From Oncorhynchus keta strain PuntledgeMale-10-30-2019 unplaced genomic scaffold, Oket_V2 Un_scaffold_4116_pilon_pilon, whole genome shotgun sequence, a single genomic window includes:
- the LOC127928804 gene encoding avirulence protein AvrBs3-like isoform X5, with product MTVEKMAPGTSTVGGRTVEKMAPGTSTVGGRTVEKMAPGTSTVGGRTVEKMAPGTSTVGSRTVEKMAPGTSTVGGRTVEKMAPGTSTVGGRTVEKMAPGTSTVGSRTVEKMAPGTSTVGGRTVEKMAPGTSTVGSRTVEKMAPGTSTVGSRTVEKMAPGTSTVGGRTVEKMAPGTSTVGGRTVEKMAPGTSTVGGRTVEKMAPGTSTVGGRTVEKMAPGTSTVGGRTVEKMAPGTSTVGGRTVEKMAPGTSTVGGRTVEKMAPGISTVGGRTVEKMALGISTVGGRTVEKMAPGTSTVGGRTVEKMAPGTSTVGGRTVEKMAPGTSTVGGRTVEKMAPGTSTVGML from the exons ATGACTGTGGAGAAGATGGCTCCAGGTACCTCTACAGTAGGGGGTAGGACTGTGGAGAAGATGGCTCCAGGTACCTCTACAGTAGGGGGTAGGACTGTGGAGAAGATGGCTCCAGGTACCTCTACAGTAGGGGGTAGGACTGTGGAGAAGATGGCTCCAG GGACctctacagtagggagtaggacTGTGGAGAAGATGGCTCCAG GGACCTCTACAGTAGGGGGTAGGACTGTGGAGAAGATGGCTCCAGGTACCTCTACAGTAGGGGGTAGGACTGTGGAGAAGATGGCTCCAGGTACctctacagtagggagtaggacTGTGGAGAAGATGGCTCCAG GTACCTCTACAGTAGGGGGTAGGACTGTGGAGAAGATGGCTCCAGGTACCTCAACAGTAGGGAGTAGGACTGTGGAGAAGATGGCTCCAGGTACCTCAACAGTAGGGAGTAGGACTGTGGAGAAGATGGCTCCAG GGACCTCTACAGTAGGGGGTAGGACTGTGGAGAAGATGGCTCCAGGTACCTCTACAGTAGGGGGTAGGACTGTGGAGAAGATGGCTCCAGGTACCTCTACAGTAGGGGGTAGGACTGTGGAGAAGATGGCTCCAGGTACCTCTACAGTAGGGGGTAGGACTGTGGAGAAGATGGCTCCAGGTACCTCTACAGTAGGGGGTAGGACTGTGGAGAAGATGGCTCCAGGTACCTCTACAGTAGGGGGTAGGACTGTGGAGAAGATGGCTCCAGGTACCTCTACAGTAGGGGGTAGGACTGTGGAGAAGATGGCTCCAGGTATCTCAACAGTAGGGGGTAGGACTGTGGAGAAGATGGCTCTAGGTATCTCAACAGTAGGGGGTAGGACTGTGGAGAAGATGGCTCCAGGTACCTCAACAGTAGGGGGTAGGACTGTGGAGAAGATGGCTCCAGGTACCTCAACAGTAGGGGGTAGGACTGTGGAGAAGATGGCTCCAGGTACCTCAACAGTAGGGGGTAGGACTGTGGAGAAGATGGCTCCAGGTACCTCAACAGTAGGTATGCTTTAG
- the LOC127928804 gene encoding spore coat protein SP65-like isoform X13, with protein sequence MTVEKMAPGTSTVGGRTVEKMAPGTSTVGGRTVEKMAPGTSTVGGRTVEKMAPGTSTVGSRTVEKMAPGTSTVGGRTVEKMAPGTSTVGSRTVEKMAPGTSTVGGRTVEKMAPGTSTVGSRTVEKMAPGTSTVGSRTVEKMAPGTSTVGGRTVEKMAPGTSTVGGRTVEKMAPGTSTVGGRTVEKMAPGTSTVGGRTVEKMAPGTSTVGGRTVEKMAPGTSTVGGRTVEKMAPGTSTVGGRTVEKMAPGISTVGGRTVEKMALGISTVGGRTVEKMAPGTSTVGGRTVEKMAPGTSTVGGRTVEKMAPGTSTVGGRTVEKMAPGTSTVGML encoded by the exons ATGACTGTGGAGAAGATGGCTCCAGGTACCTCTACAGTAGGGGGTAGGACTGTGGAGAAGATGGCTCCAGGTACCTCTACAGTAGGGGGTAGGACTGTGGAGAAGATGGCTCCAGGTACCTCTACAGTAGGGGGTAGGACTGTGGAGAAGATGGCTCCAG GGACctctacagtagggagtaggacTGTGGAGAAGATGGCTCCAG GTACCTCTACAGTAGGGGGTAGGACTGTGGAGAAGATGGCTCCAGGTACctctacagtagggagtaggacTGTGGAGAAGATGGCTCCAG GTACCTCTACAGTAGGGGGTAGGACTGTGGAGAAGATGGCTCCAGGTACCTCAACAGTAGGGAGTAGGACTGTGGAGAAGATGGCTCCAGGTACCTCAACAGTAGGGAGTAGGACTGTGGAGAAGATGGCTCCAG GGACCTCTACAGTAGGGGGTAGGACTGTGGAGAAGATGGCTCCAGGTACCTCTACAGTAGGGGGTAGGACTGTGGAGAAGATGGCTCCAGGTACCTCTACAGTAGGGGGTAGGACTGTGGAGAAGATGGCTCCAGGTACCTCTACAGTAGGGGGTAGGACTGTGGAGAAGATGGCTCCAGGTACCTCTACAGTAGGGGGTAGGACTGTGGAGAAGATGGCTCCAGGTACCTCTACAGTAGGGGGTAGGACTGTGGAGAAGATGGCTCCAGGTACCTCTACAGTAGGGGGTAGGACTGTGGAGAAGATGGCTCCAGGTATCTCAACAGTAGGGGGTAGGACTGTGGAGAAGATGGCTCTAGGTATCTCAACAGTAGGGGGTAGGACTGTGGAGAAGATGGCTCCAGGTACCTCAACAGTAGGGGGTAGGACTGTGGAGAAGATGGCTCCAGGTACCTCAACAGTAGGGGGTAGGACTGTGGAGAAGATGGCTCCAGGTACCTCAACAGTAGGGGGTAGGACTGTGGAGAAGATGGCTCCAGGTACCTCAACAGTAGGTATGCTTTAG
- the LOC127928804 gene encoding spore coat protein SP65-like isoform X24, with protein sequence MTVEKMAPGTSTVGGRTVEKMAPGTSTVGGRTVEKMAPGTSTVGGRTVEKMAPGTSTVGSRTVEKMAPGTSTVGGRTVEKMAPGTSTVGSRTVEKMAPGTSTVGSRTVEKMAPGTSTVGSRTVEKMAPGTSTVGGRTVEKMAPGTSTVGGRTVEKMAPGTSTVGGRTVEKMAPGTSTVGGRTVEKMAPGTSTVGGRTVEKMAPGTSTVGGRTVEKMAPGTSTVGGRTVEKMAPGISTVGGRTVEKMALGISTVGGRTVEKMAPGTSTVGGRTVEKMAPGTSTVGGRTVEKMAPGTSTVGGRTVEKMAPGTSTVGML encoded by the exons ATGACTGTGGAGAAGATGGCTCCAGGTACCTCTACAGTAGGGGGTAGGACTGTGGAGAAGATGGCTCCAGGTACCTCTACAGTAGGGGGTAGGACTGTGGAGAAGATGGCTCCAGGTACCTCTACAGTAGGGGGTAGGACTGTGGAGAAGATGGCTCCAG GGACctctacagtagggagtaggacTGTGGAGAAGATGGCTCCAG GTACCTCTACAGTAGGGGGTAGGACTGTGGAGAAGATGGCTCCAGGTACctctacagtagggagtaggacTGTGGAGAAGATGGCTCCAG GTACCTCAACAGTAGGGAGTAGGACTGTGGAGAAGATGGCTCCAGGTACCTCAACAGTAGGGAGTAGGACTGTGGAGAAGATGGCTCCAG GGACCTCTACAGTAGGGGGTAGGACTGTGGAGAAGATGGCTCCAGGTACCTCTACAGTAGGGGGTAGGACTGTGGAGAAGATGGCTCCAGGTACCTCTACAGTAGGGGGTAGGACTGTGGAGAAGATGGCTCCAGGTACCTCTACAGTAGGGGGTAGGACTGTGGAGAAGATGGCTCCAGGTACCTCTACAGTAGGGGGTAGGACTGTGGAGAAGATGGCTCCAGGTACCTCTACAGTAGGGGGTAGGACTGTGGAGAAGATGGCTCCAGGTACCTCTACAGTAGGGGGTAGGACTGTGGAGAAGATGGCTCCAGGTATCTCAACAGTAGGGGGTAGGACTGTGGAGAAGATGGCTCTAGGTATCTCAACAGTAGGGGGTAGGACTGTGGAGAAGATGGCTCCAGGTACCTCAACAGTAGGGGGTAGGACTGTGGAGAAGATGGCTCCAGGTACCTCAACAGTAGGGGGTAGGACTGTGGAGAAGATGGCTCCAGGTACCTCAACAGTAGGGGGTAGGACTGTGGAGAAGATGGCTCCAGGTACCTCAACAGTAGGTATGCTTTAG
- the LOC127928804 gene encoding avirulence protein AvrBs3-like isoform X39: MTVEKMAPGTSTVGGRTVEKMAPGTSTVGGRTVEKMAPGTSTVGGRTVEKMAPGTSTVGSRTVEKMAPGTSTVGGRTVEKMAPGTSTVGSRTVEKMAPGTSTVGSRTVEKMAPGTSTVGGRTVEKMAPGTSTVGGRTVEKMAPGTSTVGGRTVEKMAPGTSTVGGRTVEKMAPGTSTVGGRTVEKMAPGTSTVGGRTVEKMAPGTSTVGGRTVEKMAPGISTVGGRTVEKMALGISTVGGRTVEKMAPGTSTVGGRTVEKMAPGTSTVGGRTVEKMAPGTSTVGGRTVEKMAPGTSTVGML, encoded by the exons ATGACTGTGGAGAAGATGGCTCCAGGTACCTCTACAGTAGGGGGTAGGACTGTGGAGAAGATGGCTCCAGGTACCTCTACAGTAGGGGGTAGGACTGTGGAGAAGATGGCTCCAGGTACCTCTACAGTAGGGGGTAGGACTGTGGAGAAGATGGCTCCAG GGACctctacagtagggagtaggacTGTGGAGAAGATGGCTCCAG GTACCTCTACAGTAGGGGGTAGGACTGTGGAGAAGATGGCTCCAGGTACctctacagtagggagtaggacTGTGGAGAAGATGGCTCCAG GTACCTCAACAGTAGGGAGTAGGACTGTGGAGAAGATGGCTCCAG GGACCTCTACAGTAGGGGGTAGGACTGTGGAGAAGATGGCTCCAGGTACCTCTACAGTAGGGGGTAGGACTGTGGAGAAGATGGCTCCAGGTACCTCTACAGTAGGGGGTAGGACTGTGGAGAAGATGGCTCCAGGTACCTCTACAGTAGGGGGTAGGACTGTGGAGAAGATGGCTCCAGGTACCTCTACAGTAGGGGGTAGGACTGTGGAGAAGATGGCTCCAGGTACCTCTACAGTAGGGGGTAGGACTGTGGAGAAGATGGCTCCAGGTACCTCTACAGTAGGGGGTAGGACTGTGGAGAAGATGGCTCCAGGTATCTCAACAGTAGGGGGTAGGACTGTGGAGAAGATGGCTCTAGGTATCTCAACAGTAGGGGGTAGGACTGTGGAGAAGATGGCTCCAGGTACCTCAACAGTAGGGGGTAGGACTGTGGAGAAGATGGCTCCAGGTACCTCAACAGTAGGGGGTAGGACTGTGGAGAAGATGGCTCCAGGTACCTCAACAGTAGGGGGTAGGACTGTGGAGAAGATGGCTCCAGGTACCTCAACAGTAGGTATGCTTTAG
- the LOC127928804 gene encoding avirulence protein AvrBs3-like isoform X31 produces the protein MTVEKMAPGTSTVGGRTVEKMAPGTSTVGGRTVEKMAPGTSTVGGRTVEKMAPGTSTVGSRTVEKMAPGTSTVGGRTVEKMAPGTSTVGSRTVEKMAPGTSTVGSRTVEKMAPGTSTVGGRTVEKMAPGTSTVGGRTVEKMAPGTSTVGGRTVEKMAPGTSTVGGRTVEKMAPGTSTVGGRTVEKMAPGTSTVGGRTVEKMAPGTSTVGGRTVEKMAPGISTVGGRTVEKMALGISTVGGRTVEKMAPGTSTVGGRTVEKMAPGTSTVGGRTVEKMAPGTSTVGGRTVEKMAPGTSTVGML, from the exons ATGACTGTGGAGAAGATGGCTCCAGGTACCTCTACAGTAGGGGGTAGGACTGTGGAGAAGATGGCTCCAGGTACCTCTACAGTAGGGGGTAGGACTGTGGAGAAGATGGCTCCAGGTACCTCTACAGTAGGGGGTAGGACTGTGGAGAAGATGGCTCCAG GGACctctacagtagggagtaggacTGTGGAGAAGATGGCTCCAG GTACCTCTACAGTAGGGGGTAGGACTGTGGAGAAGATGGCTCCAGGTACCTCAACAGTAGGGAGTAGGACTGTGGAGAAGATGGCTCCAGGTACCTCAACAGTAGGGAGTAGGACTGTGGAGAAGATGGCTCCAG GGACCTCTACAGTAGGGGGTAGGACTGTGGAGAAGATGGCTCCAGGTACCTCTACAGTAGGGGGTAGGACTGTGGAGAAGATGGCTCCAGGTACCTCTACAGTAGGGGGTAGGACTGTGGAGAAGATGGCTCCAGGTACCTCTACAGTAGGGGGTAGGACTGTGGAGAAGATGGCTCCAGGTACCTCTACAGTAGGGGGTAGGACTGTGGAGAAGATGGCTCCAGGTACCTCTACAGTAGGGGGTAGGACTGTGGAGAAGATGGCTCCAGGTACCTCTACAGTAGGGGGTAGGACTGTGGAGAAGATGGCTCCAGGTATCTCAACAGTAGGGGGTAGGACTGTGGAGAAGATGGCTCTAGGTATCTCAACAGTAGGGGGTAGGACTGTGGAGAAGATGGCTCCAGGTACCTCAACAGTAGGGGGTAGGACTGTGGAGAAGATGGCTCCAGGTACCTCAACAGTAGGGGGTAGGACTGTGGAGAAGATGGCTCCAGGTACCTCAACAGTAGGGGGTAGGACTGTGGAGAAGATGGCTCCAGGTACCTCAACAGTAGGTATGCTTTAG
- the LOC127928804 gene encoding spore coat protein SP65-like isoform X43 gives MTVEKMAPGTSTVGGRTVEKMAPGTSTVGGRTVEKMAPGTSTVGGRTVEKMAPGTSTVGSRTVEKMAPGTSTVGSRTVEKMAPGTSTVGSRTVEKMAPGTSTVGGRTVEKMAPGTSTVGGRTVEKMAPGTSTVGGRTVEKMAPGTSTVGGRTVEKMAPGTSTVGGRTVEKMAPGTSTVGGRTVEKMAPGTSTVGGRTVEKMAPGISTVGGRTVEKMALGISTVGGRTVEKMAPGTSTVGGRTVEKMAPGTSTVGGRTVEKMAPGTSTVGGRTVEKMAPGTSTVGML, from the exons ATGACTGTGGAGAAGATGGCTCCAGGTACCTCTACAGTAGGGGGTAGGACTGTGGAGAAGATGGCTCCAGGTACCTCTACAGTAGGGGGTAGGACTGTGGAGAAGATGGCTCCAGGTACCTCTACAGTAGGGGGTAGGACTGTGGAGAAGATGGCTCCAG GGACctctacagtagggagtaggacTGTGGAGAAGATGGCTCCAG GTACCTCAACAGTAGGGAGTAGGACTGTGGAGAAGATGGCTCCAGGTACCTCAACAGTAGGGAGTAGGACTGTGGAGAAGATGGCTCCAG GGACCTCTACAGTAGGGGGTAGGACTGTGGAGAAGATGGCTCCAGGTACCTCTACAGTAGGGGGTAGGACTGTGGAGAAGATGGCTCCAGGTACCTCTACAGTAGGGGGTAGGACTGTGGAGAAGATGGCTCCAGGTACCTCTACAGTAGGGGGTAGGACTGTGGAGAAGATGGCTCCAGGTACCTCTACAGTAGGGGGTAGGACTGTGGAGAAGATGGCTCCAGGTACCTCTACAGTAGGGGGTAGGACTGTGGAGAAGATGGCTCCAGGTACCTCTACAGTAGGGGGTAGGACTGTGGAGAAGATGGCTCCAGGTATCTCAACAGTAGGGGGTAGGACTGTGGAGAAGATGGCTCTAGGTATCTCAACAGTAGGGGGTAGGACTGTGGAGAAGATGGCTCCAGGTACCTCAACAGTAGGGGGTAGGACTGTGGAGAAGATGGCTCCAGGTACCTCAACAGTAGGGGGTAGGACTGTGGAGAAGATGGCTCCAGGTACCTCAACAGTAGGGGGTAGGACTGTGGAGAAGATGGCTCCAGGTACCTCAACAGTAGGTATGCTTTAG
- the LOC127928804 gene encoding spore coat protein SP65-like isoform X34 produces MTVEKMAPGTSTVGGRTVEKMAPGTSTVGGRTVEKMAPGTSTVGGRTVEKMAPGTSTVGSRTVEKMAPGTSTVGSRTVEKMAPGTSTVGSRTVEKMAPGTSTVGSRTVEKMAPGTSTVGGRTVEKMAPGTSTVGGRTVEKMAPGTSTVGGRTVEKMAPGTSTVGGRTVEKMAPGTSTVGGRTVEKMAPGTSTVGGRTVEKMAPGTSTVGGRTVEKMAPGISTVGGRTVEKMALGISTVGGRTVEKMAPGTSTVGGRTVEKMAPGTSTVGGRTVEKMAPGTSTVGGRTVEKMAPGTSTVGML; encoded by the exons ATGACTGTGGAGAAGATGGCTCCAGGTACCTCTACAGTAGGGGGTAGGACTGTGGAGAAGATGGCTCCAGGTACCTCTACAGTAGGGGGTAGGACTGTGGAGAAGATGGCTCCAGGTACCTCTACAGTAGGGGGTAGGACTGTGGAGAAGATGGCTCCAG GGACctctacagtagggagtaggacTGTGGAGAAGATGGCTCCAG GTACctctacagtagggagtaggacTGTGGAGAAGATGGCTCCAG GTACCTCAACAGTAGGGAGTAGGACTGTGGAGAAGATGGCTCCAGGTACCTCAACAGTAGGGAGTAGGACTGTGGAGAAGATGGCTCCAG GGACCTCTACAGTAGGGGGTAGGACTGTGGAGAAGATGGCTCCAGGTACCTCTACAGTAGGGGGTAGGACTGTGGAGAAGATGGCTCCAGGTACCTCTACAGTAGGGGGTAGGACTGTGGAGAAGATGGCTCCAGGTACCTCTACAGTAGGGGGTAGGACTGTGGAGAAGATGGCTCCAGGTACCTCTACAGTAGGGGGTAGGACTGTGGAGAAGATGGCTCCAGGTACCTCTACAGTAGGGGGTAGGACTGTGGAGAAGATGGCTCCAGGTACCTCTACAGTAGGGGGTAGGACTGTGGAGAAGATGGCTCCAGGTATCTCAACAGTAGGGGGTAGGACTGTGGAGAAGATGGCTCTAGGTATCTCAACAGTAGGGGGTAGGACTGTGGAGAAGATGGCTCCAGGTACCTCAACAGTAGGGGGTAGGACTGTGGAGAAGATGGCTCCAGGTACCTCAACAGTAGGGGGTAGGACTGTGGAGAAGATGGCTCCAGGTACCTCAACAGTAGGGGGTAGGACTGTGGAGAAGATGGCTCCAGGTACCTCAACAGTAGGTATGCTTTAG
- the LOC127928804 gene encoding avirulence protein AvrBs3-like isoform X21: protein MTVEKMAPGTSTVGGRTVEKMAPGTSTVGGRTVEKMAPGTSTVGGRTVEKMAPGTSTVGSRTVEKMAPGTSTVGSRTVEKMAPGTSTVGGRTVEKMAPGTSTVGSRTVEKMAPGTSTVGSRTVEKMAPGTSTVGGRTVEKMAPGTSTVGGRTVEKMAPGTSTVGGRTVEKMAPGTSTVGGRTVEKMAPGTSTVGGRTVEKMAPGTSTVGGRTVEKMAPGTSTVGGRTVEKMAPGISTVGGRTVEKMALGISTVGGRTVEKMAPGTSTVGGRTVEKMAPGTSTVGGRTVEKMAPGTSTVGGRTVEKMAPGTSTVGML from the exons ATGACTGTGGAGAAGATGGCTCCAGGTACCTCTACAGTAGGGGGTAGGACTGTGGAGAAGATGGCTCCAGGTACCTCTACAGTAGGGGGTAGGACTGTGGAGAAGATGGCTCCAGGTACCTCTACAGTAGGGGGTAGGACTGTGGAGAAGATGGCTCCAG GGACctctacagtagggagtaggacTGTGGAGAAGATGGCTCCAG GTACctctacagtagggagtaggacTGTGGAGAAGATGGCTCCAG GTACCTCTACAGTAGGGGGTAGGACTGTGGAGAAGATGGCTCCAGGTACCTCAACAGTAGGGAGTAGGACTGTGGAGAAGATGGCTCCAGGTACCTCAACAGTAGGGAGTAGGACTGTGGAGAAGATGGCTCCAG GGACCTCTACAGTAGGGGGTAGGACTGTGGAGAAGATGGCTCCAGGTACCTCTACAGTAGGGGGTAGGACTGTGGAGAAGATGGCTCCAGGTACCTCTACAGTAGGGGGTAGGACTGTGGAGAAGATGGCTCCAGGTACCTCTACAGTAGGGGGTAGGACTGTGGAGAAGATGGCTCCAGGTACCTCTACAGTAGGGGGTAGGACTGTGGAGAAGATGGCTCCAGGTACCTCTACAGTAGGGGGTAGGACTGTGGAGAAGATGGCTCCAGGTACCTCTACAGTAGGGGGTAGGACTGTGGAGAAGATGGCTCCAGGTATCTCAACAGTAGGGGGTAGGACTGTGGAGAAGATGGCTCTAGGTATCTCAACAGTAGGGGGTAGGACTGTGGAGAAGATGGCTCCAGGTACCTCAACAGTAGGGGGTAGGACTGTGGAGAAGATGGCTCCAGGTACCTCAACAGTAGGGGGTAGGACTGTGGAGAAGATGGCTCCAGGTACCTCAACAGTAGGGGGTAGGACTGTGGAGAAGATGGCTCCAGGTACCTCAACAGTAGGTATGCTTTAG
- the LOC127928804 gene encoding spore coat protein SP65-like isoform X40, giving the protein MTVEKMAPGTSTVGGRTVEKMAPGTSTVGGRTVEKMAPGTSTVGGRTVEKMAPGTSTVGGRTVEKMAPGTSTVGSRTVEKMAPGTSTVGSRTVEKMAPGTSTVGGRTVEKMAPGTSTVGGRTVEKMAPGTSTVGGRTVEKMAPGTSTVGGRTVEKMAPGTSTVGGRTVEKMAPGTSTVGGRTVEKMAPGTSTVGGRTVEKMAPGISTVGGRTVEKMALGISTVGGRTVEKMAPGTSTVGGRTVEKMAPGTSTVGGRTVEKMAPGTSTVGGRTVEKMAPGTSTVGML; this is encoded by the exons ATGACTGTGGAGAAGATGGCTCCAGGTACCTCTACAGTAGGGGGTAGGACTGTGGAGAAGATGGCTCCAGGTACCTCTACAGTAGGGGGTAGGACTGTGGAGAAGATGGCTCCAG GTACCTCTACAGTAGGGGGTAGGACTGTGGAGAAGATGGCTCCAGGTACCTCTACAGTAGGGGGTAGGACTGTGGAGAAGATGGCTCCAGGTACCTCAACAGTAGGGAGTAGGACTGTGGAGAAGATGGCTCCAGGTACCTCAACAGTAGGGAGTAGGACTGTGGAGAAGATGGCTCCAG GGACCTCTACAGTAGGGGGTAGGACTGTGGAGAAGATGGCTCCAGGTACCTCTACAGTAGGGGGTAGGACTGTGGAGAAGATGGCTCCAGGTACCTCTACAGTAGGGGGTAGGACTGTGGAGAAGATGGCTCCAGGTACCTCTACAGTAGGGGGTAGGACTGTGGAGAAGATGGCTCCAGGTACCTCTACAGTAGGGGGTAGGACTGTGGAGAAGATGGCTCCAGGTACCTCTACAGTAGGGGGTAGGACTGTGGAGAAGATGGCTCCAGGTACCTCTACAGTAGGGGGTAGGACTGTGGAGAAGATGGCTCCAGGTATCTCAACAGTAGGGGGTAGGACTGTGGAGAAGATGGCTCTAGGTATCTCAACAGTAGGGGGTAGGACTGTGGAGAAGATGGCTCCAGGTACCTCAACAGTAGGGGGTAGGACTGTGGAGAAGATGGCTCCAGGTACCTCAACAGTAGGGGGTAGGACTGTGGAGAAGATGGCTCCAGGTACCTCAACAGTAGGGGGTAGGACTGTGGAGAAGATGGCTCCAGGTACCTCAACAGTAGGTATGCTTTAG
- the LOC127928804 gene encoding spore coat protein SP65-like isoform X49 translates to MTVEKMAPGTSTVGGRTVEKMAPGTSTVGGRTVEKMAPGTSTVGGRTVEKMAPGTSTVGSRTVEKMAPGTSTVGGRTVEKMAPGTSTVGGRTVEKMAPGTSTVGSRTVEKMAPGTSTVGGRTVEKMAPGTSTVGGRTVEKMAPGTSTVGSRTVEKMAPGTSTVGSRTVEKMAPGTSTVGGRTVEKMAPGTSTVGGRTVEKMAPGTSTVGGRTVEKMAPGTSTVGGRTVEKMAPGTSTVGGRTVEKMAPGTSTVGGRTVEKMAPGTSTVGGRTVEKMAPGTSTVGML, encoded by the exons ATGACTGTGGAGAAGATGGCTCCAGGTACCTCTACAGTAGGGGGTAGGACTGTGGAGAAGATGGCTCCAGGTACCTCTACAGTAGGGGGTAGGACTGTGGAGAAGATGGCTCCAGGTACCTCTACAGTAGGGGGTAGGACTGTGGAGAAGATGGCTCCAG GGACctctacagtagggagtaggacTGTGGAGAAGATGGCTCCAG GGACCTCTACAGTAGGGGGTAGGACTGTGGAGAAGATGGCTCCAGGTACCTCTACAGTAGGGGGTAGGACTGTGGAGAAGATGGCTCCAGGTACctctacagtagggagtaggacTGTGGAGAAGATGGCTCCAGGTACCTCTACAGTAGGGGGTAGGACTGTGGAGAAGATGGCTCCAGGTACCTCTACAGTAGGGGGTAGGACTGTGGAGAAGATGGCTCCAGGTACCTCAACAGTAGGGAGTAGGACTGTGGAGAAGATGGCTCCAGGTACCTCAACAGTAGGGAGTAGGACTGTGGAGAAGATGGCTCCAG GGACCTCTACAGTAGGGGGTAGGACTGTGGAGAAGATGGCTCCAGGTACCTCTACAGTAGGGGGTAGGACTGTGGAGAAGATGGCTCCAGGTACCTCTACAGTAGGGGGTAGGACTGTGGAGAAGATGGCTCCAGGTACCTCTACAGTAGGGGGTAGGACTGTGGAGAAGATGGCTCCAGGTACCTCTACAGTAGGGGGTAGGACTGTGGAGAAGATGGCTCCAGGTACCTCTACAGTAGGGGGTAGGACTGTGGAGAAGATGGCTCCAG GTACCTCAACAGTAGGGGGTAGGACTGTGGAGAAGATGGCTCCAGGTACCTCAACAGTAGGTATGCTTTAG
- the LOC127928804 gene encoding avirulence protein AvrBs3-like isoform X11, with amino-acid sequence MTVEKMAPGTSTVGGRTVEKMAPGTSTVGGRTVEKMAPGTSTVGGRTVEKMAPGTSTVGSRTVEKMAPGTSTVGGRTVEKMAPGTSTVGGRTVEKMAPGTSTVGSRTVEKMAPGTSTVGSRTVEKMAPGTSTVGSRTVEKMAPGTSTVGGRTVEKMAPGTSTVGGRTVEKMAPGTSTVGGRTVEKMAPGTSTVGGRTVEKMAPGTSTVGGRTVEKMAPGTSTVGGRTVEKMAPGTSTVGGRTVEKMAPGISTVGGRTVEKMALGISTVGGRTVEKMAPGTSTVGGRTVEKMAPGTSTVGGRTVEKMAPGTSTVGGRTVEKMAPGTSTVGML; translated from the exons ATGACTGTGGAGAAGATGGCTCCAGGTACCTCTACAGTAGGGGGTAGGACTGTGGAGAAGATGGCTCCAGGTACCTCTACAGTAGGGGGTAGGACTGTGGAGAAGATGGCTCCAGGTACCTCTACAGTAGGGGGTAGGACTGTGGAGAAGATGGCTCCAG GGACctctacagtagggagtaggacTGTGGAGAAGATGGCTCCAG GGACCTCTACAGTAGGGGGTAGGACTGTGGAGAAGATGGCTCCAGGTACCTCTACAGTAGGGGGTAGGACTGTGGAGAAGATGGCTCCAGGTACctctacagtagggagtaggacTGTGGAGAAGATGGCTCCAG GTACCTCAACAGTAGGGAGTAGGACTGTGGAGAAGATGGCTCCAGGTACCTCAACAGTAGGGAGTAGGACTGTGGAGAAGATGGCTCCAG GGACCTCTACAGTAGGGGGTAGGACTGTGGAGAAGATGGCTCCAGGTACCTCTACAGTAGGGGGTAGGACTGTGGAGAAGATGGCTCCAGGTACCTCTACAGTAGGGGGTAGGACTGTGGAGAAGATGGCTCCAGGTACCTCTACAGTAGGGGGTAGGACTGTGGAGAAGATGGCTCCAGGTACCTCTACAGTAGGGGGTAGGACTGTGGAGAAGATGGCTCCAGGTACCTCTACAGTAGGGGGTAGGACTGTGGAGAAGATGGCTCCAGGTACCTCTACAGTAGGGGGTAGGACTGTGGAGAAGATGGCTCCAGGTATCTCAACAGTAGGGGGTAGGACTGTGGAGAAGATGGCTCTAGGTATCTCAACAGTAGGGGGTAGGACTGTGGAGAAGATGGCTCCAGGTACCTCAACAGTAGGGGGTAGGACTGTGGAGAAGATGGCTCCAGGTACCTCAACAGTAGGGGGTAGGACTGTGGAGAAGATGGCTCCAGGTACCTCAACAGTAGGGGGTAGGACTGTGGAGAAGATGGCTCCAGGTACCTCAACAGTAGGTATGCTTTAG